In the Candidatus Dechloromonas phosphoritropha genome, ATAACTTCCGACCCGCTGGCCTTGAAGGGGGACAGGCGATTGACCAGTTGCCCAGCAGAAAAAAAGTCGAGCCGGCGTACACCCGAAAAATCGATAACAACATTGTCCGTCTGGTTGAGGACGTGAATCAGGTCGTCGAAGCGGCTGTTCCTGATCTCGCCGCTCAGGTAATGCGCATTGTCCGCGCGCTTGACCGGCTTTGCCTTGGGGAGGCTCGCTACCGGAACAGCTTCCCATGATGGTGGCGAACGTTCGAAGGTGACGGCGAAGTCGATGGCGACCTGTTCGAAGTCTTCCTGTGTGCCGAAGCGCTGTAGCAGTTCCAGCACCAGCAGCCATGTCCGGGCATTCTGGGCCTCGCCCACAGTCAGGCGACGGCGCAGGCTCGGCATGATGCCCTCGATCTGGTCGAGGACGATCACCGCCCCCTGACGGCGGGCGCTCATCAGCAGGTCGGCCAGGCGGCCGCCAATTTCGTCATCACAGCCGATCAGCCTGCTGCAATCCACCCTGAGCGGCCTTTTTGCCCTGAGCGCATCGGTCAGAGGTGTCAGCGCACTGATGTCGTCCGCGGTCAGCAGGCCCTGCAGCTCGCAAACCGCTACGGCGGGTCCGACCGCAGCCACTTTGGGCGCCACCTGAAGATCTGTCCAGGCCGGCGGCGACATTTCACAAGCGTCCACGAAATCCGCGGCCAGCTTGTCGAAAGCATCCCGATCACCCGTCAGTCGCAGGAAATCGAACAGCATCTGCCACAGCCGCAGGCCCTCGGTGCCGGGATAGGCGCCGAGCAGAGACTCAAGCAGTGGACGGACGACGGCGTCCTGACCGTTGGCATACAACACGGCAACCTGCTCGACATCGGCCTGGATCGAGTCGGCGCCATGGTCGACATTGATCCCCATGACGCTCGAATCGGTGAATTCGCGATCGAATTCCGAAAGCATATGATCCATCTCGGCCTGGGTCTTCGGCGCCCCTGGCTTCCCGGCCGACTGCTTCGCGCTGGAAACCGAATGCGCTCCGGGCGTGAATTCAAGGTCGGGCAGCGGCTCCGGGATCTTCGCGGCCTTTTCCGGCGCCTCCGGCAGCACGGACTGCTCACCGGTCGGAGCAAACGCTGGCTTCGGACGCATGATCTCGCCCTGCGGAACCTTCTGAGCTTTCTTCTTGAAGAACGAAAAAACCATACTTACCTCAAATGCGGAAGTGCTCTTTTAGCATGCCCCACGATGTCATGCAATGAT is a window encoding:
- a CDS encoding anti-sigma factor antagonist, whose protein sequence is MVFSFFKKKAQKVPQGEIMRPKPAFAPTGEQSVLPEAPEKAAKIPEPLPDLEFTPGAHSVSSAKQSAGKPGAPKTQAEMDHMLSEFDREFTDSSVMGINVDHGADSIQADVEQVAVLYANGQDAVVRPLLESLLGAYPGTEGLRLWQMLFDFLRLTGDRDAFDKLAADFVDACEMSPPAWTDLQVAPKVAAVGPAVAVCELQGLLTADDISALTPLTDALRAKRPLRVDCSRLIGCDDEIGGRLADLLMSARRQGAVIVLDQIEGIMPSLRRRLTVGEAQNARTWLLVLELLQRFGTQEDFEQVAIDFAVTFERSPPSWEAVPVASLPKAKPVKRADNAHYLSGEIRNSRFDDLIHVLNQTDNVVIDFSGVRRLDFFSAGQLVNRLSPFKASGSEVIVRSPNHLVAELMAVVGLNKFARIIVPKS